One Candidatus Binataceae bacterium DNA window includes the following coding sequences:
- the arsS gene encoding arsenosugar biosynthesis radical SAM (seleno)protein ArsS (Some members of this family are selenoproteins.) encodes MIDDNFAAALRGHGMEPLRRGATETLQVNVGKLCNQACHHCHVDAGPARREIMTPATAARVIELLEASAAIRTVDLTGGAPELNPNFRRLVEAARAGAREVLVRCNLTVLFEPGMESIPEFYCANQVRLICSLPCYSAENVEKQRGRGVFEKSIEALRLLNRLGYGGDGLVLDLVYNPVGAALPPPQAALEARYREELGGNFGIRFNRLLTITNMPIRRFADQLRRWGQFSEYMGLLVNHFNPATIAGLMCRSLISVGYDGTLYDCDFNQMLELPLARDVNEKPLTIADVDNLDRFAGASIATGPHCFGCTAGAGSSCGGAIAQV; translated from the coding sequence GTGATCGACGATAACTTCGCGGCGGCCTTGCGCGGCCATGGGATGGAGCCGCTGCGGCGCGGCGCGACGGAAACCTTGCAGGTTAACGTCGGCAAGCTCTGCAATCAGGCGTGCCATCACTGTCACGTCGATGCCGGCCCGGCGCGACGCGAGATTATGACGCCGGCCACGGCGGCGCGCGTTATCGAGCTGCTCGAGGCGAGCGCCGCGATTCGCACTGTCGATCTGACCGGCGGGGCCCCTGAACTCAATCCGAACTTTCGCCGCCTGGTCGAGGCGGCCCGCGCCGGTGCTCGCGAGGTCCTGGTGCGCTGCAATCTGACGGTGCTGTTCGAGCCCGGCATGGAGTCGATTCCGGAGTTTTATTGCGCCAATCAGGTCAGGCTGATCTGCTCGCTACCCTGTTATTCCGCAGAGAACGTCGAAAAGCAGCGCGGCCGTGGAGTGTTCGAGAAGAGTATCGAGGCGCTGCGGCTGCTGAATCGCCTGGGCTATGGCGGCGACGGGCTCGTCCTCGACCTCGTGTACAATCCGGTCGGCGCCGCGCTGCCGCCGCCGCAGGCCGCACTTGAGGCGCGTTATCGCGAGGAGCTCGGCGGCAATTTCGGCATCCGCTTCAATCGCCTGCTGACGATTACGAATATGCCGATTCGGCGCTTCGCCGATCAGCTTCGTCGCTGGGGCCAGTTCAGCGAGTACATGGGATTGCTGGTCAACCATTTTAACCCGGCCACGATCGCGGGTCTGATGTGCCGCTCCCTGATCAGCGTGGGCTACGACGGCACGCTCTATGATTGCGACTTCAATCAGATGCTCGAGCTGCCGCTCGCCCGCGACGTCAACGAGAAGCCGCTGACCATCGCAGACGTCGATAACCTGGACCGTTTCGCGGGGGCGTCGATAGCTACGGGTCCGCACTGTTTCGGCTGCACGGCCGGGGCGGGGTCGAGCTGCGGCGGCGCAATCGCCCAAGTCTGA